The following are from one region of the Phycisphaeraceae bacterium genome:
- a CDS encoding queuine tRNA-ribosyltransferase, giving the protein MSALSFDISARCRSTHARVGRVTTPHGSFDTPAFMPVGTKGTVKGILPHLVAQTGAQIILGNTYHLLLRPGPDLVARRGGLHPFIGWPGPILTDSGGYQAYSMSDIVKLDDDAVTFKSIVDGSMIALSPERAMEVQNALGADIIMALDDCPPSVDPSTFNQTRQRLTAQQATSRKRKIDHASRLDEANERTVRWLERCKASHARPHDQALFGIVQGGTDLERRSWSAERVCQVDLPGYAIGGVAVGEGFGQIVRVVEHTAPLLPDPKPRYLMGVGYERDLVAAVRAGVDMFDCVLPTRNGRNANAFTPTGQVRLRNARFAEDDRPIDETCDCLACRPGLHGWETVEGRAFSRAYIRHLFMAEEMLGPILVSLHNLRHFQRLMLDIRRVIREDDWSGLARRWPVAFHGGDEGEPDDNPAP; this is encoded by the coding sequence ATGAGCGCGCTGTCCTTTGACATCTCGGCGCGATGCCGCTCGACGCACGCGCGCGTCGGTCGGGTGACGACGCCCCACGGCTCGTTCGACACGCCGGCCTTCATGCCGGTGGGCACGAAGGGGACCGTGAAGGGCATCCTTCCTCATCTGGTGGCGCAGACCGGCGCGCAGATCATCCTGGGGAATACCTACCACCTCCTGCTGCGCCCCGGGCCGGACCTGGTGGCGCGCCGGGGCGGTCTGCACCCGTTCATCGGGTGGCCCGGGCCGATCCTCACCGACTCGGGTGGCTACCAGGCGTACTCGATGTCCGACATCGTGAAGCTCGACGACGACGCGGTGACCTTCAAGTCCATCGTCGACGGGTCGATGATCGCGCTCTCGCCCGAGCGCGCGATGGAGGTGCAGAACGCCCTGGGCGCCGACATCATCATGGCGCTCGACGACTGCCCGCCCAGCGTCGACCCCAGCACCTTCAACCAGACCCGCCAGCGCCTGACCGCCCAGCAGGCGACCTCGCGCAAGCGGAAGATCGACCACGCGTCCCGTCTCGACGAGGCCAACGAGCGGACCGTCCGGTGGCTCGAGCGCTGCAAGGCGTCGCACGCCAGACCGCATGACCAGGCCCTCTTCGGGATCGTGCAGGGCGGGACAGACCTGGAGCGCCGGTCGTGGTCCGCGGAGCGCGTCTGCCAGGTCGATCTGCCCGGTTACGCGATTGGGGGCGTCGCGGTGGGGGAGGGCTTCGGGCAGATCGTGCGCGTGGTGGAGCACACCGCGCCGCTGCTGCCGGACCCCAAGCCCCGGTATCTGATGGGCGTGGGGTACGAGCGCGACCTGGTGGCGGCGGTCAGGGCCGGGGTGGACATGTTCGACTGCGTGCTCCCGACGCGCAACGGCCGGAACGCCAACGCGTTTACCCCGACCGGCCAGGTCCGCCTGCGCAACGCCCGGTTCGCGGAGGACGATCGCCCGATCGACGAGACCTGCGACTGCCTTGCCTGCCGCCCGGGCCTTCACGGCTGGGAGACCGTCGAGGGCCGGGCCTTCAGCCGCGCCTATATTCGCCACCTGTTCATGGCGGAGGAGATGCTGGGACCGATCCTGGTGAGTCTGCACAACCTCCGGCACTTCCAGCGGCTGATGTTGGACATTCGCCGCGTGATCCGCGAAGATGACTGGTCCGGCCTCGCCCGGCGCTGGCCCGTGGCGTTCCACGGGGGCGACGAAGGCGAGCCAGACGACAACCCCGCACCCTGA
- a CDS encoding rhomboid family intramembrane serine protease translates to MGIHDRDYIRVKRRTYDDGRVSPMGWTFTTWLIVVNVAIFFVDGLLLRGALARFGNFNTAAAFFMQTPTGQTVFGLEFWRFITFQFLHANMLHLGFNMLALWIFGPLVESRMGFRRYAAFYLVCGIFGAIAYLVLNLLGSMTTLGIPGLLFNDPRTPLIGASAGVFGVLMAAAFYRPDERIVLLFPPIPLKIRTFAYIYVGIAALGLLMGSQNAGGEAAHIGGAIAGYFFVRNSHLLHDFFDVFGKSPPPPDSPKGRRAAEKRERLKSRAGAPSDAEIDRILAKVATQGLQSLSDAEKKALERASQSKRRG, encoded by the coding sequence ATGGGTATCCACGACCGCGACTACATCCGGGTGAAACGACGCACCTACGACGACGGGCGCGTCTCTCCCATGGGCTGGACCTTCACCACGTGGCTGATCGTGGTGAATGTCGCGATCTTCTTCGTGGACGGGCTGCTGCTGCGAGGGGCCCTGGCCCGCTTCGGCAACTTCAACACCGCCGCCGCCTTCTTCATGCAGACGCCGACCGGCCAGACGGTCTTCGGGCTGGAGTTCTGGCGGTTCATCACGTTCCAGTTCCTCCACGCGAACATGCTGCACCTGGGGTTCAACATGCTCGCGCTGTGGATCTTCGGCCCGCTGGTCGAGAGCCGCATGGGGTTCCGGCGCTACGCGGCGTTCTATCTGGTCTGCGGCATTTTCGGGGCGATCGCGTATCTCGTGCTGAACCTGCTCGGCTCGATGACCACGCTGGGGATACCCGGGCTGCTCTTCAACGATCCGCGCACGCCGCTGATCGGCGCGTCGGCCGGCGTGTTCGGCGTGCTGATGGCCGCGGCGTTCTATCGGCCGGACGAGCGGATCGTGCTGCTGTTCCCGCCGATCCCGCTGAAGATCCGCACCTTCGCGTACATCTATGTCGGCATCGCGGCGCTGGGCCTGCTGATGGGCTCGCAGAACGCCGGCGGCGAGGCCGCGCACATCGGCGGGGCGATCGCCGGGTATTTCTTTGTCCGCAACTCGCACCTTCTGCACGACTTCTTCGATGTTTTCGGGAAGAGCCCGCCCCCGCCTGATTCGCCCAAGGGCCGGCGCGCCGCGGAGAAGCGTGAGCGGCTGAAGTCCCGAGCCGGCGCGCCGTCCGACGCCGAGATCGATCGCATCCTCGCGAAGGTCGCGACGCAGGGCCTGCAGAGTCTGAGCGACGCGGAGAAGAAGGCGCTGGAGCGCGCGTCGCAGAGCAAACGTCGCGGATGA
- a CDS encoding NUDIX hydrolase has protein sequence MPEVVSTKVLVRGPKFDYVEAEVRRAGTPGRVAGDGGSHRRVFIRHPGAVVIVPLLGDGRVVLIRNFRASVGAVIAELCAGTLEPGEDPALTARRELIEETGYNAGTMTRLGSYLTSPGLSDEMMHAYLATGLSHVGQRLEEDEDIEVEPVTIDEAFAMIDDGRLNDAKSMLALLLARRKGLL, from the coding sequence ATGCCCGAAGTCGTTTCGACGAAAGTGCTCGTCCGAGGCCCCAAGTTCGATTATGTCGAGGCCGAGGTCCGGCGTGCCGGGACGCCGGGACGGGTCGCGGGCGATGGGGGGTCGCATCGACGCGTCTTCATCCGGCACCCGGGGGCGGTGGTGATCGTCCCGCTGCTGGGGGACGGACGCGTCGTGCTGATCCGGAACTTCCGCGCTTCGGTGGGGGCGGTCATCGCCGAGCTGTGCGCCGGCACGCTCGAGCCGGGCGAGGACCCGGCCCTGACGGCCCGCCGCGAGCTGATCGAGGAGACCGGCTACAACGCCGGGACCATGACGCGCCTCGGGTCGTACCTGACCAGCCCGGGCCTGTCCGACGAGATGATGCACGCCTATCTCGCGACGGGGCTGTCCCATGTCGGGCAGCGCCTCGAGGAGGACGAGGACATCGAGGTCGAGCCGGTGACCATCGACGAGGCGTTCGCGATGATCGACGACGGGCGTTTGAACGACGCGAAGTCGATGCTCGCCCTGCTCCTCGCGCGACGGAAGGGGCTGCTGTGA
- the xseA gene encoding exodeoxyribonuclease VII large subunit: MKASRGPLAGPMLPGIAPPAPTPPSERLPSGDPTPDDRPLTVSQLASVIERALRTGVPAPIRVIGEVSGFRDRTHWWFDLKDEGAVISCAMFQSAARKAGFTPTNGQEVVATGRVAFYDKQGKTQIYVDSLKPVGVGELEMRYRALCEELRALGWFDHERKRELPWFPRRIAVITSRTGAALQDVLNTMNRRCPAVGATIIDVRVQGDAAAGEVAAAIDWVSREHESMGVDAIIVTRGGGSMEDLWAFNERVVAQAIVRCAIPVVAAIGHETDTTIAELVADERCATPTQAAMRLTPDRASLGEQLDQYERRLGSGLRASVLHQVQRVRAALRSPLFADPMFLVRRPKERLEADDRRMRDALRRKAQTSRVRVERLASRLAVGRPEAVYAVRSAKIVQLEQRLRASLRHDFERRSSTLTAMARTLDAIGPMNVLRRGFSVTLDDRGNAVRDPSQVRAGDRLATRVEGGTVRSIVEGTRSVPAATPSQARDAAQAAARRQGRPARPDAPRDQMDLF; this comes from the coding sequence ATGAAGGCGTCCCGCGGCCCCCTCGCCGGCCCGATGCTGCCCGGGATCGCACCGCCTGCCCCGACGCCCCCCTCGGAGCGCCTCCCGTCCGGGGACCCCACTCCCGACGATCGCCCCCTGACCGTCTCTCAGCTGGCGAGCGTGATCGAGCGCGCGCTGCGAACCGGCGTGCCGGCGCCCATCCGGGTCATCGGCGAGGTGTCGGGCTTCCGCGACCGCACCCACTGGTGGTTCGATCTCAAGGACGAGGGCGCCGTCATCTCGTGCGCCATGTTCCAGTCGGCGGCCCGAAAGGCCGGGTTCACCCCGACCAACGGGCAGGAGGTCGTCGCGACCGGGCGCGTCGCGTTCTACGACAAGCAGGGCAAGACGCAGATCTATGTCGACTCGCTCAAGCCCGTGGGCGTAGGCGAGCTGGAGATGCGCTATCGAGCCCTGTGCGAGGAACTCCGCGCGCTGGGCTGGTTCGATCACGAGCGCAAGCGCGAACTGCCATGGTTCCCCCGGCGCATCGCCGTCATCACCTCGCGCACCGGCGCGGCGTTGCAGGATGTGCTGAACACGATGAACCGGCGCTGCCCGGCGGTCGGAGCAACGATCATCGACGTGCGTGTGCAGGGCGACGCCGCCGCCGGAGAAGTCGCCGCGGCGATCGACTGGGTCTCGCGCGAGCACGAGTCGATGGGCGTGGACGCGATCATCGTCACGCGAGGCGGGGGCTCGATGGAGGACCTCTGGGCGTTCAACGAGCGCGTCGTCGCCCAGGCGATCGTGCGATGCGCGATCCCCGTCGTCGCCGCGATCGGGCACGAAACCGACACGACCATCGCCGAACTCGTGGCCGACGAGCGCTGCGCCACGCCCACGCAGGCCGCGATGCGCCTCACCCCCGACCGCGCCTCGCTCGGCGAGCAGCTCGACCAGTACGAGCGCCGGCTGGGCAGCGGCCTGCGCGCCTCGGTGCTGCACCAGGTGCAGCGCGTGCGCGCCGCCCTGCGAAGCCCGCTCTTCGCCGACCCGATGTTCCTCGTCCGCCGCCCGAAGGAACGCCTCGAAGCCGACGACCGGCGCATGCGCGACGCGCTCAGGCGGAAGGCACAGACCTCGCGCGTGCGCGTCGAACGCCTCGCGTCGCGCCTGGCCGTCGGTCGCCCGGAGGCCGTCTACGCCGTGCGCTCCGCCAAGATCGTGCAGCTCGAGCAGCGCCTGCGCGCGTCGCTGCGTCACGACTTCGAGCGCCGCTCGTCGACCCTGACCGCGATGGCGCGCACGCTCGACGCGATCGGCCCCATGAATGTCCTGCGTCGCGGGTTCTCCGTCACGCTCGACGACCGGGGCAACGCGGTGCGCGACCCCTCGCAGGTGCGCGCCGGCGACCGGCTCGCGACGCGCGTCGAGGGCGGGACCGTGCGATCGATCGTCGAGGGGACGCGCAGCGTGCCCGCCGCGACTCCCTCGCAGGCCCGCGACGCCGCGCAGGCCGCCGCCCGCCGACAGGGGCGCCCGGCGCGCCCGGACGCGCCGCGCGACCAGATGGACCTCTTCTAA
- the xseB gene encoding exodeoxyribonuclease VII small subunit: protein MSERQAKPVKPSPTPKSSGVDAENLTFEQAVERLEAIIARIESGEVGLEQSIREYEHGVALLKRCRGILETAEQRVEELTAPKQTQGAGAGPAPSPSTPAPSPRAANAAADGDDEEAPF, encoded by the coding sequence GTGAGCGAACGCCAAGCCAAACCCGTGAAGCCCTCGCCGACGCCCAAGTCCTCGGGCGTCGACGCCGAGAATCTCACCTTCGAGCAGGCGGTTGAACGCCTCGAGGCGATCATCGCGCGCATCGAGTCGGGCGAGGTCGGGCTCGAGCAGTCCATCCGGGAGTACGAGCACGGCGTCGCGCTCCTCAAACGCTGCCGCGGCATCCTCGAAACCGCCGAGCAGCGCGTGGAAGAGTTGACCGCCCCGAAACAGACCCAAGGGGCTGGGGCAGGGCCCGCGCCCTCGCCCTCAACGCCTGCGCCCTCGCCGCGGGCCGCGAACGCCGCGGCCGACGGCGACGACGAAGAGGCGCCCTTCTAA
- a CDS encoding A24 family peptidase — MTLAMASWWSWAGSALGVAFLFWVGACIGSFLNVVAYRLPRGEGLFSPPSRCPSCETRLRWTQNLPIFGWLLLGGRCRFCRSRISAQYPAVELITALLFAFFFAAWFGETSGQAWFGGALRPAWADPGIARMWPMLLLVYATIASLIAMTLIDAKTFMIPLSIPWFLTALALVTHPLHAAALSARSVTPLNAGWTIPIPAGAHGVGLMLGGLAGVVACALLLKLRVIPRSFADFERWAAESQRAGAGEQAEALDGGTAQLGPLLMRVLYLTAPAVSLMAGGFALGLQIGRPLEATLLGTLVGLGIGVVMRRYAPGGRDDAPRAGSRPDQSTIEPEWIRYPHARREATKELLCLACIALFAALGWFLGGVALADQPPLWMRALAGASAGYLIGGGIVWLVRIFGTIGFGKEAMGMGDVHLLAAVGAALGWLDPVLAFFTAPFFGIAWVVISATLLRGKGGVAVAMPFGPHLAAGTIAVLLAWPLYDRLVGTLLGTIAAAP, encoded by the coding sequence ATGACCCTCGCCATGGCGTCGTGGTGGTCGTGGGCCGGCTCGGCGCTGGGCGTCGCGTTTCTGTTCTGGGTCGGCGCGTGCATCGGCTCGTTCCTCAATGTCGTCGCGTACCGCCTGCCGCGCGGCGAGGGGCTGTTCTCACCCCCCTCGCGATGCCCCTCGTGCGAGACGCGCCTGCGCTGGACGCAGAACCTCCCGATCTTCGGCTGGCTCCTGCTGGGGGGTCGGTGCCGCTTCTGCCGCTCTCGGATCTCCGCCCAATACCCGGCGGTCGAGCTGATCACCGCCCTGCTGTTCGCGTTCTTCTTCGCCGCGTGGTTCGGCGAGACCTCGGGACAGGCGTGGTTCGGCGGCGCGCTGCGCCCCGCCTGGGCCGACCCCGGGATCGCGCGCATGTGGCCCATGCTGCTGCTGGTCTACGCCACGATCGCCTCGCTCATCGCGATGACGCTGATCGACGCGAAGACCTTCATGATCCCGCTCTCGATCCCGTGGTTCCTCACCGCGCTCGCCCTCGTCACCCACCCGCTTCACGCGGCGGCGCTGAGCGCCCGCTCCGTCACGCCGCTGAACGCCGGGTGGACGATCCCGATCCCGGCCGGCGCGCACGGCGTGGGCCTGATGCTGGGCGGACTGGCGGGCGTCGTCGCGTGCGCGCTGCTGCTGAAACTCCGCGTCATCCCCCGCAGCTTCGCCGACTTCGAGCGCTGGGCCGCCGAGTCGCAGCGCGCCGGCGCAGGCGAGCAGGCCGAGGCCCTCGACGGCGGGACCGCCCAGCTCGGGCCCCTGCTGATGCGTGTGCTGTACCTCACCGCCCCGGCCGTTTCGCTCATGGCAGGCGGCTTCGCGCTTGGCCTCCAGATCGGACGCCCCCTGGAGGCCACCCTGCTGGGCACGCTCGTCGGGCTGGGCATCGGCGTGGTGATGCGCCGCTACGCCCCCGGGGGCCGCGACGACGCTCCGAGGGCCGGGTCCAGGCCCGACCAGAGCACCATCGAGCCGGAGTGGATCCGATACCCCCACGCACGGCGCGAAGCCACCAAGGAACTGCTCTGCCTGGCCTGCATCGCGCTCTTCGCCGCTCTTGGCTGGTTTCTGGGCGGCGTCGCCCTCGCCGACCAGCCCCCCCTCTGGATGCGAGCCCTCGCCGGCGCGTCCGCCGGCTACCTGATCGGCGGCGGGATCGTCTGGCTCGTGCGCATCTTCGGGACCATCGGCTTCGGCAAAGAGGCGATGGGCATGGGAGATGTCCACCTGCTCGCGGCGGTCGGCGCGGCGCTCGGCTGGCTCGACCCGGTTCTCGCGTTCTTCACCGCCCCGTTCTTCGGGATCGCCTGGGTGGTGATCAGCGCGACGCTGCTGCGCGGCAAGGGGGGCGTCGCCGTCGCGATGCCCTTCGGGCCTCACCTGGCCGCCGGCACGATCGCTGTCCTGCTCGCCTGGCCCCTCTACGACCGGCTCGTCGGAACCTTGCTGGGCACAATCGCTGCGGCCCCATGA
- a CDS encoding OmpA family protein, with protein sequence MPTRSKRMFTLLTALLAVGVTLGGCADDQAKRRAALLEQEANELRARNEQLESALSASNDERARLEQDMLRLERDKALAQNQPRTTAATGFEGIAGVGSSRGAGGEVIVDILGDVLFDSGKVVLKNSAKQSLDRVAQVINSSYSGRVIRVEGHTDSDPIRRSEWRTNERLSAERALAVHEYLASKGVDRKRMHIAGFADARPRDTKARSRRVEIVILAN encoded by the coding sequence ATGCCCACGCGCTCCAAGCGGATGTTCACTCTCCTGACAGCCCTCCTCGCCGTTGGCGTCACGCTCGGCGGCTGCGCCGACGATCAGGCCAAGCGCCGCGCCGCGCTGCTCGAGCAGGAAGCCAACGAGCTGCGCGCACGCAACGAGCAGCTCGAGTCGGCGCTCTCCGCGTCCAACGACGAGCGCGCCCGCCTCGAGCAGGACATGCTTCGCCTCGAGCGCGACAAGGCCCTCGCTCAGAACCAGCCGCGCACCACTGCCGCCACCGGCTTCGAGGGCATCGCGGGCGTCGGCTCCTCGCGCGGCGCCGGGGGAGAGGTCATCGTCGACATCCTGGGCGATGTCCTCTTCGACTCGGGCAAGGTCGTCCTCAAGAACTCCGCGAAGCAGTCCCTCGATCGCGTCGCGCAGGTCATCAACAGCAGTTACTCCGGGCGCGTCATCCGCGTCGAGGGCCACACCGACTCCGACCCGATCCGGCGCAGCGAGTGGAGGACTAACGAGCGCCTCTCCGCCGAGCGCGCCCTCGCCGTCCACGAGTACCTCGCCAGCAAGGGCGTCGATCGCAAGCGCATGCACATCGCCGGCTTCGCCGATGCACGCCCTCGCGACACCAAGGCCCGCTCCCGACGCGTCGAGATCGTGATCCTCGCGAACTGA
- the recG gene encoding ATP-dependent DNA helicase RecG, with translation MSPTPDITLRTPVTAIPGIGPARAEALRALGVRNIGQLVAYLPFRHEFEAGEDKLVNLQPGGVVSARGEVTATRVVRGRKTRFEAVLADETGRLDLVWFNGAHLVKSIHPGMHIRVQGKSRTHAVRTYGIQLVNPRWERVREDEPPMGAGPGADRLRPVYPASESIESRAIEGAIEKILARALPLIEDHFPEQFRRERELPSLADAHRMMHRPDNEQEVLSARRRLAYDELFMLQLAVQLRRAKQRRETRAPALKWSERIDAHIRERIPFTLTPGQDSAVREIAKDLQKETPANRLIQGDVGSGKTVVALYAMLMAVASNKQAAIMAPTELLAEQHYLNIVALLKGSTVRVELLTGAQAKEDRESTLARIESGDADIVIGTHALLTERVRFIDLAVAIIDEQHRFGVHQRATLREKADDPTSTPHTLVMTATPIPRTLALTIFGDLDVSNIQGLPPGRQPISTRVVGTEQRDEVYAFVRERLDQGDQAYIVLPAIDDSDSLRGVRSTLAWLEQSHFAGKRVAALHGQLKRDTREHVMERFRSGLIDALIATTVIEVGVDVPNAAIIVIEQAERFGLAQLHQLRGRVGRGPNKSVCILIGEAVTPDAVLRLDAMKAIADGFQLAEKDFEIRGPGEMLGLKQAGAPPFKVADLARDHDLLRMARRDAAAWIERSPDLADPTEELLRTRMLRAHGQWLGLVDVA, from the coding sequence ATGTCACCGACTCCCGACATCACGCTCCGAACCCCTGTCACCGCGATCCCGGGAATCGGCCCCGCGCGCGCCGAGGCGCTCCGCGCTCTGGGCGTGCGCAACATCGGGCAGCTCGTCGCCTACCTCCCCTTCCGCCACGAGTTCGAAGCGGGCGAGGACAAACTCGTCAACCTCCAACCCGGGGGCGTCGTCTCCGCCCGGGGAGAGGTCACCGCCACGCGCGTCGTACGTGGGCGCAAGACACGCTTCGAGGCCGTCCTCGCCGACGAGACGGGCCGGCTCGACCTCGTCTGGTTCAACGGCGCTCACCTCGTGAAATCCATCCACCCCGGCATGCACATCCGCGTGCAGGGAAAGTCGCGCACCCACGCCGTGCGCACTTACGGCATCCAGCTCGTCAACCCGCGCTGGGAACGCGTGCGCGAGGACGAGCCCCCCATGGGCGCAGGCCCCGGCGCCGACCGGCTGCGCCCCGTCTACCCGGCCAGCGAGTCCATCGAATCCCGCGCCATCGAGGGCGCGATCGAGAAGATCCTCGCTCGTGCGCTCCCGCTCATCGAGGACCACTTCCCCGAGCAGTTCCGGCGCGAACGCGAGTTGCCCTCCCTCGCAGACGCCCATCGCATGATGCACCGCCCCGACAACGAGCAGGAGGTCCTCTCCGCCCGTCGCCGGCTCGCCTACGACGAACTCTTCATGCTCCAGCTCGCCGTGCAGCTCCGGCGCGCGAAGCAGCGCCGTGAGACCCGCGCGCCCGCCCTCAAGTGGAGCGAGCGCATCGATGCGCACATCCGAGAACGCATCCCGTTCACACTCACGCCCGGGCAGGACTCCGCCGTCCGTGAGATCGCGAAGGACCTCCAAAAGGAAACGCCGGCCAACCGGCTCATCCAGGGCGATGTCGGCTCGGGCAAGACCGTCGTCGCGCTCTACGCGATGCTGATGGCGGTCGCGTCGAACAAGCAGGCCGCGATCATGGCGCCCACCGAACTCCTCGCCGAGCAGCACTACCTCAACATAGTCGCGCTCCTGAAGGGCAGCACGGTGCGCGTCGAGCTCCTGACCGGCGCCCAGGCGAAGGAAGACCGCGAGTCCACCCTCGCGCGAATCGAGTCCGGAGACGCAGACATCGTCATCGGCACCCACGCGCTGCTCACCGAGCGCGTCCGCTTTATCGACCTCGCCGTCGCGATCATCGACGAGCAGCACCGCTTCGGCGTCCACCAGCGTGCGACCCTGCGAGAGAAGGCCGACGACCCGACCTCCACCCCCCACACCCTCGTCATGACCGCGACGCCCATCCCGCGCACGCTCGCGCTCACCATCTTCGGCGACCTCGATGTCTCCAACATCCAGGGCCTGCCCCCAGGACGCCAGCCCATCTCCACGCGCGTCGTCGGAACCGAGCAACGCGACGAGGTCTACGCCTTCGTGCGCGAGCGCCTCGACCAGGGCGATCAGGCGTACATCGTCCTCCCGGCCATCGACGACTCCGACTCGCTCCGCGGCGTGCGCTCCACCCTCGCGTGGCTCGAGCAGTCGCACTTCGCCGGAAAGCGCGTCGCCGCCCTCCACGGCCAACTCAAGCGCGACACCCGCGAGCATGTCATGGAGCGCTTCCGCTCGGGACTCATCGACGCCCTCATCGCCACCACCGTCATCGAGGTCGGCGTCGACGTGCCCAACGCCGCGATCATCGTGATCGAACAGGCCGAGCGCTTCGGGCTCGCGCAGCTGCACCAGCTCCGAGGGCGCGTCGGGCGAGGGCCAAACAAGAGCGTGTGCATCCTGATCGGCGAAGCCGTCACCCCCGACGCCGTGCTGCGGCTCGACGCGATGAAAGCCATCGCCGACGGGTTCCAGCTCGCCGAGAAGGACTTCGAGATCCGCGGCCCGGGCGAGATGCTCGGGCTCAAGCAGGCCGGCGCCCCCCCGTTCAAAGTCGCCGACCTCGCGCGCGACCACGACCTGCTCCGCATGGCCCGGCGCGACGCCGCCGCGTGGATCGAGCGGTCGCCCGACCTCGCCGACCCGACCGAGGAACTGCTCCGCACGCGCATGCTCCGCGCCCACGGGCAGTGGCTGGGGCTCGTTGATGTCGCCTGA
- the polX gene encoding DNA polymerase/3'-5' exonuclease PolX, translating into MSVNQALAAKFEQIAAMLELTGADPFRVNAHRKAARVIEESSEDYASLADDRDALLAIEGVGQKTADKIIEFVTTGDIAEHAELCEQVPSGLLDILEIPGLGPKTVKALWEELKVVDVEGLKRVIDDGSILTLPRMGAKSVEKIKAAIAFSETSGGRTPLGIALPLAERFAHALRVLKGVDRCEFAGSLRRGKDTIGDIDLVVSAKSSHAEAIGEAFRTMPEVKQVLAAGETKSSVRAVVNGGALIQIDLRIVEPAQFGAALLYFTGSKEHNVRLRERAQKKGLTLNEYGLFKDDGEPAPQNRGKKPIASETEQAIYDALDAPAPPPELREDQGELSHKAGHDFDLITLDDIKAELHAHTTASDGALSIIELATEAKRRGFHTIAVTDHSKSQKVAGGLDKKRLLAHIEAIHAARDEVEGIAILAGSEVDIMPDGSLDYDDNLLAKLDIVVASPHWSLAQKPEEATARLLKAIEHPLVDIIGHPTGRLINRREGLAPSFGELFAAAVEHDTAMEINSHWLRLDLRDTHARAAIHAGVKIAIDCDVHSITDFEHLRFGVLTARRAGASPKHCLNAWTKKKLHDWLRARRR; encoded by the coding sequence ATGAGCGTGAACCAGGCACTCGCCGCCAAGTTCGAGCAGATCGCGGCGATGCTCGAACTCACCGGCGCCGACCCCTTCCGCGTCAACGCGCACCGCAAGGCCGCACGCGTCATCGAGGAATCCTCCGAAGACTACGCCTCCCTCGCCGACGATCGCGACGCGCTCCTCGCGATCGAGGGCGTCGGCCAGAAGACCGCCGACAAGATCATCGAGTTCGTCACCACCGGCGACATCGCGGAGCACGCCGAGCTCTGCGAGCAGGTCCCCTCCGGGCTCCTCGACATCCTCGAGATCCCCGGGCTCGGTCCCAAGACCGTCAAGGCGCTCTGGGAAGAACTCAAGGTCGTCGACGTCGAGGGGCTCAAACGCGTCATCGACGACGGGTCGATCCTCACACTCCCGCGCATGGGCGCCAAGAGCGTCGAGAAGATCAAGGCGGCCATCGCCTTCTCCGAGACCAGCGGCGGGCGCACGCCCCTGGGCATCGCGCTCCCCCTCGCCGAGCGCTTCGCCCACGCCCTCCGCGTCCTCAAGGGCGTCGATCGCTGCGAGTTCGCCGGGTCACTCCGGCGCGGCAAGGACACCATCGGCGACATCGACCTCGTCGTCAGCGCGAAGTCATCCCACGCCGAAGCCATCGGCGAGGCGTTCCGAACCATGCCCGAGGTCAAACAGGTCCTCGCCGCCGGCGAGACCAAGTCCTCCGTCCGCGCCGTCGTGAACGGGGGCGCCCTGATCCAGATCGACCTGCGCATCGTCGAGCCCGCGCAGTTCGGCGCCGCCCTGCTCTACTTCACCGGAAGCAAGGAGCACAATGTCCGCCTGCGCGAGCGGGCGCAGAAGAAGGGGCTGACCCTCAACGAGTACGGCCTGTTCAAGGACGACGGCGAGCCCGCCCCGCAGAACCGTGGGAAGAAGCCGATCGCGTCCGAGACCGAGCAGGCGATCTACGACGCCCTCGACGCGCCGGCGCCGCCCCCCGAACTCCGCGAGGACCAGGGCGAGCTCTCGCACAAAGCAGGCCACGACTTCGACCTGATCACCCTCGACGACATCAAGGCCGAACTGCACGCGCACACCACCGCGTCCGACGGCGCGCTCTCCATCATCGAACTCGCGACCGAGGCGAAGCGCCGCGGCTTCCACACCATCGCCGTCACCGACCACAGCAAGAGCCAGAAGGTCGCAGGCGGGCTGGACAAGAAGCGACTCCTCGCCCACATCGAGGCGATCCACGCCGCTCGCGACGAGGTCGAGGGCATCGCGATCCTCGCGGGCTCTGAAGTCGACATCATGCCCGACGGCTCGCTCGACTACGACGATAATCTGCTCGCGAAGCTCGACATCGTCGTGGCGTCGCCCCACTGGTCCCTCGCGCAGAAACCGGAAGAAGCGACGGCGCGCCTGCTCAAGGCCATCGAGCACCCGCTGGTGGACATCATCGGGCACCCGACGGGCCGCCTGATCAACCGTCGCGAGGGTCTGGCGCCGAGCTTCGGCGAACTCTTCGCCGCCGCCGTCGAGCACGACACCGCGATGGAGATCAACTCCCACTGGCTGCGCCTCGATCTTCGAGACACGCACGCGCGAGCGGCGATCCACGCCGGTGTAAAGATCGCCATCGACTGCGACGTGCACTCGATCACGGACTTCGAACACCTGCGCTTCGGCGTGCTGACCGCGCGCCGCGCCGGGGCGAGCCCGAAGCACTGTCTCAACGCCTGGACGAAGAAGAAACTCCACGACTGGCTGAGAGCCAGACGCCGCTGA